Proteins co-encoded in one Parafrankia discariae genomic window:
- a CDS encoding GNAT family N-acetyltransferase: MSNLTVPTVVTDRLILRGWRDEDIEPYAAMNADPETMRYLDGVCGLDGTIRLVQRARALWARRGHGMWAVEDRATGEFLGRAGTFYGEGWPGVEVAVSLRRDRWRQGLGTEAITASINFGFDTLDVDELITVTHPENAGMNAIARKLGMTFREVADVGPWLANNVYAISRAEWAAHTG, from the coding sequence GTGAGCAACCTCACCGTTCCGACCGTCGTCACAGATCGACTCATCCTCCGCGGATGGCGCGATGAGGACATCGAGCCGTACGCGGCGATGAACGCCGATCCGGAGACGATGCGCTATCTCGACGGCGTCTGCGGGCTCGATGGCACGATCCGACTGGTCCAGCGGGCACGAGCGCTCTGGGCCCGCCGTGGTCATGGCATGTGGGCGGTCGAGGACCGGGCGACAGGTGAGTTCCTTGGCCGGGCTGGCACGTTCTACGGCGAGGGCTGGCCCGGTGTCGAGGTCGCTGTCTCCCTTCGCCGCGACCGGTGGCGTCAGGGTCTCGGTACGGAAGCCATTACGGCATCGATCAACTTTGGGTTCGACACGCTCGACGTCGACGAGCTGATCACCGTGACCCATCCGGAAAACGCCGGGATGAACGCGATCGCACGCAAGCTCGGGATGACCTTCCGGGAGGTTGCCGACGTGGGTCCGTGGCTCG